The Gardnerella leopoldii genomic interval GTAATACGGAGTCTCAGATTCATCGTCAGCTTGCTAGTGGTCTTTCTATGCCGGTTGGTTTTAAGAATGCTACGGATGGTTCCGTTTCTGCGGCTGTAAATGGCTGCTTAGCTGCGAGCCAGCATCATACGTTCTTTGGTATTGATCATCTTGGTCGCGCTTGTGCTGTGCAGACTCTTGGCAACCCTGATTGTCACGTGGTTTTGCGCGGTTCTAGTAAAGGTCCTAATTATGATGCTGCGTCGGTTGCTTCTGCTGTTGCTTCGATTCGTTTGCGCTTGGGCACTGGTTGTATGGCTTCTAACGGCGTGGTTGTGGATTGTTCGCATGGTAATTCTGGCAAGGATGAGCGTCGCCAGATTGAGGTTGTGCGTGAGATTGCAGATCGTTTGGCTGATGGCGAGCAGGGTATTAAGGGCGTTATGATGGAGAGCTTCTTGCAGGGTGGCAATCAAGATCCTGCTCCTCTTAGCGAGCTTGAATACGGCAAGTCTATTACAGATCGTTGCATTTCTTGGGAAGGTACTGCCAATTTGCTAAGAATTTTAGCTAAATCTGTAGCAACTCGCCGTAGAGCTTAGAGATTAGAGATTGTAGTAAGATAATCTCAATTAATTTCTACTTGGCTTATATTCCTTACTGTATTTGCCGCCTATTTTTGCATTATATTTTGCGTACAAGGGAGTGTGTTGAAATGTATAACAAAGACTTGAATAAAGCTAATAAAGCGAATAAAGGTTTTATGTGTAAAGCATTACCGGTGGTGCGTTATATATTGTTAGCTTTGATTTACAACGGTGTGCTTTTGTTGGCTCTTGCATGGTATCGTGGCACGCATAGCGCTGGGTATACGCTTGTTACGTTTTCTGCTTTGTGGTTTAGCGTTTTTATGCCGTTTGTAACTGGAATTGCTTTAATTGTTTTTGCTAGCGGATGGCGTCGCATTGTTGGTACTTTAGTTTGTGTGCTTCTTATAGCTGGATTTTTTGCTTTTCTTGCTTTGCAGGATCAAATTATTGCGTTTTTCAATGTTCCTGTTGTGAATCCTTGGTTTGATTTTACGTGCGGAGCATTGCTGAAGATTGCGACTTTGACTTTTGTTATTATGACTTTAGTATGCGTGTTTTTGGTTAAGAATAACGATAAATGCGTAAGTAGCGAAGTAAAAAAGGATGATTCTGCTAATGCCTAGTACTGAGAAAATTACGAAAGTCGCTGTTGTCGGTGCTTTAGAGGAAGAAGTTGCACATATTGCTAGCGCGCTTGAAAACGTGACTCACGATAAGTCTGCAAGTCTTGATGTATCTTGCGGCACTCTTGACTCGGCGAATGGCAGTAAAATCGAAGTTGCAGCTACGGTTGGCGGAATGGGCTTAGTAAATGCTGCTGCAACTGTGCAGTATCTTATTGACACATACAATCCTCAAGCTGTAATTTTTTCTGGAATTGCAGGAAATCTTAATAAAAATTTGCATACGAACGATGTTGTTCTTGGAAAGACTGTAAAATATCTCGATACTGATATGCGTCTAATCGGTCAGTGGAAGCCGTTTGCAAGCGAATTTCATTCGGATGATTACTTGCTTAAAGTAGCTAGCAATGTATTAACTGACATGAAAATCACGCATATTGCTGGAACGATTGCGTCCGGCGGATATTTTGTTGATTCGCAAGAAAAAGTTGCGGAAGTAATTGCAGCTACTAAAGCAGATGCAGTTGAAATGGAAGGTGCTGCTGTCTTGCATGTTGCTGCTCGTAATGACGTTCCTGCGCTTATTGTGCGCGCAATGAGTGATAATGCAGACACTGAATACGAAACTTTCCGCGCTTTCGATATTTCCGAATACGCGGACACTGCTGCAAAAATTACTGTAAATATAATTCGCAATTTGTGACATTTCGACACGCCGATGTAGTCGCCGACCTTCATTTTGCTTAGGTCGCGTCAAATATAACGCCAAATACCGCCGTTTTTGATACCCACTTTATTTTTGCCGGTGAGGTTTTACCCACCTGTTTACGATGGTTGCGTTAATAAAAAAAGATAGGGATTAATTAAGAAAATGCGCCCAATTCGCAATACGGCTATAGGAACGCGAAAATGTGGTGGGGCGCAAGGCAATTCTTCGCGAAAGGAAAGAAGAATATGCGTAACGATATGAATAAGTCAAATATGAATAAATTTAATATGAATAAAAGCGCACTTAAGTTCCGTAGTATTGCTGCTGCGGCGCTCACTTTCGGCTTGTGCGCAACTTGCGCTGCTTGCGGCGACAATAGTCCAGCGGGCAGCAACAACGCAACCGGAGCGCAGAATGCAAAAATTTCCGGCAATTTCCAAGGCTCGGGTGCTTCTTCCCAGCAGGTTGCAATGGAAGCGTGGATTGCAGGATTCCAATCTAAAAATCCGGGTGCAAAAATTGCCTACAATCCAACCGGTTCTGGTGCTGGTGTTACCACTTTTATGACAGGAGCCACGGCTTGGGCTGGTTCAGACAAAGCGTTGAGTAACGACGAAGTTGAAAAGTCTAAGTCGGTTTGTGCTCATGGAACTACGGCTTTCGACGTGCCTGTGTATGTTTCACCAATTGCGATTATTTTCAACCTTAAAGGTGTTTCTGATGCTGGCAAGCATATTAATTTGGACGCTTCGACGATTGCTAAAATTTTCGACGGAAAAATTACGCGCTGGAATGATGACGATATCAAGAAGCAGAATCCTAAGCTAAAGCTTCCAGACACCCCGATTACTGTTGTTCACCGCTCCGATAAGTCTGGCACAACGCAGAATTTCTTAAGCTATGTGAAGGATGCGGCTCCAGACGATTGGTCGCACGATCTTAGCGAAAACTGGCCAAATAGCGTCGGTCAAGGCGCAAAGGGAACTTCGGGCGTTGTATCTACTATTCGCATGGCGAATGGTGCGATTGGTTACGCTGATTTTTCACAGGTCGGTAAGCTCGGCACTGTTGCAGTGAAAGTGGGGGATACTTACAATGAGATTTCTCCGGAAGCTGCTTCTAAAACTTTAGCTGATTCTGAAATTGACGCAGACGCTTCTGCAAAATATCCTAATCGCGTTGTTATGAAAATTAATCACAATACGCAATCTAAGGGCGCTTATCCAATTGTGTTAGTTTCTTACGATATTGCTTGCCCGGTTTATAAAGATGCAGGAACTGCTCGATTTGTGAAGTCTTGGCTGAGCTACGTAACTAGCGCGGAAGGGCAGAATGCTGCTTCTGCTGCTGCTGGAACAGCTCCACTCCCACAAAATTTGGTAAGCAAAATTAACGCATCGATTAAGTCTGTTAAAACAAGAAAATAAAAACTTTACAAACTGATATTATGAACGTATCGGTTATAAAGGAGAATGATTGAGTTCTACGAAAAATGCGAAAGCAGTCGCGAATAGTGCAAACGAAACTGCTAAAATTTCTGAGAGCAATAGAAAAAATTATGTTGGCACTCATCTTGCAGACCGTCTTTTTAAAGGCGTGGCTGCAGGCTGCGGCATGCTAATTTTGCTTGTTCTTACGGCAGTTGCAGTATTTCTGCTGTTTTGTGCTTTGCCTTTAATAAGTGGAAATCACGATCAAGTAAGTCATGTGTTTGCTGATTTTACTGGTGGTAAGGCACATGATTTTATAAGCTATGTGTCTCCGCTTATTTTTGGCACAGTGCTTATGTCTGCGCTCGCGCTGCTGTTCGCATTTTTTGTGGCAATTGGTATTGCTCTATTTATTTCTTATTATGCACCTAAAAAAATTGTTCCGCTTTTCAGTGGA includes:
- the mtnN gene encoding 5'-methylthioadenosine/S-adenosylhomocysteine nucleosidase — translated: MPSTEKITKVAVVGALEEEVAHIASALENVTHDKSASLDVSCGTLDSANGSKIEVAATVGGMGLVNAAATVQYLIDTYNPQAVIFSGIAGNLNKNLHTNDVVLGKTVKYLDTDMRLIGQWKPFASEFHSDDYLLKVASNVLTDMKITHIAGTIASGGYFVDSQEKVAEVIAATKADAVEMEGAAVLHVAARNDVPALIVRAMSDNADTEYETFRAFDISEYADTAAKITVNIIRNL
- the pstS gene encoding phosphate ABC transporter substrate-binding protein PstS yields the protein MWWGARQFFAKGKKNMRNDMNKSNMNKFNMNKSALKFRSIAAAALTFGLCATCAACGDNSPAGSNNATGAQNAKISGNFQGSGASSQQVAMEAWIAGFQSKNPGAKIAYNPTGSGAGVTTFMTGATAWAGSDKALSNDEVEKSKSVCAHGTTAFDVPVYVSPIAIIFNLKGVSDAGKHINLDASTIAKIFDGKITRWNDDDIKKQNPKLKLPDTPITVVHRSDKSGTTQNFLSYVKDAAPDDWSHDLSENWPNSVGQGAKGTSGVVSTIRMANGAIGYADFSQVGKLGTVAVKVGDTYNEISPEAASKTLADSEIDADASAKYPNRVVMKINHNTQSKGAYPIVLVSYDIACPVYKDAGTARFVKSWLSYVTSAEGQNAASAAAGTAPLPQNLVSKINASIKSVKTRK